The following is a genomic window from Balneola sp..
TAGTTGTTTCTGGGATGGGGAAATTTCTAAGCCATTTCTTTGCTACTCTAGCTCCTAATAACTCATCGCCTCCATGAAATTTATGATCTGCTATATCATGTAGGAGGGCAGCTAGCTCGACGACAAGTTCATTTACACCTTCCTCTTTGGCTAGAGTAAGAGCTGTATTCCTTACTCTATGGATATGCCACCAATCATGCCCACTATCCCCTTCAAGAGAGTCTTTTACAAACTCTTCTGTTTTTTGAATAACTAACTCTGCTAAAAGTTCAGACATGTACAGAGGTCTTCGATTACATCTTTTTTTAGCTTGGCAACCCTTGCAAGTGCAGCATCAATCGTTTCTTCACTTATCTTGTCTTCTGCAATAAGCTTCTGAATGGTATTAACAGCCTTTTTTACGATGTCTTCTTCATAGACCAAATTGTTCCCAAAGATTAATATATCAACTCCTGCATTCAGCGCCTGTTCAATAGCAGTTTCAAGGCCATACTCTGCTCGTATTGCTTCCATCTGCATATCGTCGGAGAATACAACTCCTTCAAAACCTAAAGAATCTCTCAATAGTCCATTAATTGTAGCAGGAGACATTGTGGCTGGCCAATCAGGATCGAGGTTAGCATTGTAAATATGGGCAGTCATTACTGCATTAATATTTTTTTCTTCGAATAGCTTTCGATAGGGAATAAGTTCGTCAGGGCTCCAGCTATTTGTAACATCAGTAACTCCCAGGTGGGAGTCCTCTGAAGAGCTGCCATGTCCCGGAAAGTGTTTTAATACGGTTAATATTCCTTCTACATCAAACTCATCAATCATATAGCCCGCATGCTCCGCTACTTTGTAAGGGTCGTCGGAAAAGCTTCGCTCGTATTTTGCTATAACAGGGTTATCCGGATTTGTATTTACATCAAGTACCGGGGCAAAATTAGTGTTTACACCAACTACCATGAATTCCTGAGCCATGCTTCGGGCATAAAAGCGGGTTGAATCTTCATTATCTATTTCCCCCAGGTATTGTGCAGAAACTGTTTTAGGAAATCCCATGCTCGGTTTTAATCGGGCAACTTTTCCTCCTTCCTGATCAATAGAAATAATAGGAGGGGTGGAAGAGTAAGCTACAAGAGCGCTGGCAAGCTTAAGAAGTTGATCGTCAGATTCTATATTTCTTCCATAAGTCTTGGATTCAACATCGTAATCAAACAAAACAACACCGCCAAGGTTGTAATTTTTGATATCCTGAACGATGCTACTTTCCGAATCAATCTCTGTACCTCTGAATCCTACAACCAGGAGCTGGCCTAATTCTTGATCACTGTATGAGGTTTCATAGGCTTCTTCAACGGGTTTGGCAGAGCAACCCAGTAGAATGGTAGAGAGGACAATTAGTGCTTTAAGTCTCATTATGGAGTAGAAGATGAATTGTTGTATTGCTCTATTAAGTTATCAAGTACTTCGGTAAAATTGAAAGAGGGA
Proteins encoded in this region:
- a CDS encoding glycoside hydrolase family 3 protein, which gives rise to MRLKALIVLSTILLGCSAKPVEEAYETSYSDQELGQLLVVGFRGTEIDSESSIVQDIKNYNLGGVVLFDYDVESKTYGRNIESDDQLLKLASALVAYSSTPPIISIDQEGGKVARLKPSMGFPKTVSAQYLGEIDNEDSTRFYARSMAQEFMVVGVNTNFAPVLDVNTNPDNPVIAKYERSFSDDPYKVAEHAGYMIDEFDVEGILTVLKHFPGHGSSSEDSHLGVTDVTNSWSPDELIPYRKLFEEKNINAVMTAHIYNANLDPDWPATMSPATINGLLRDSLGFEGVVFSDDMQMEAIRAEYGLETAIEQALNAGVDILIFGNNLVYEEDIVKKAVNTIQKLIAEDKISEETIDAALARVAKLKKDVIEDLCTCLNF